The window TTCCACGTCGAAACGCACTATGCGCTCCTGGGCCGAAAGGGGGGATGCCCCCCACAGGAGTATCCAGGCAAAACATACTGAAAACAGCAGTGAACCAGTCTTTTTCACAGCCATCTCACCCCCTTGGGCTCTTTTTCGTAAGAGGGCTCCGGAGGCGTACGCCTCCGGAGCCCTCACGTCAGCCCCTTTCCGTCACGGTTTTTTCTGCTCCTCCGCTCCCATGGCACTCCATTTCGCGGCCATGGCGGAGATGGCATCGATGTCTTCCTGTTTCGCCGCTTCAGTCACAATGGTGAAGTCCGCCCGTTCCATGTCGGAGGCGAGGATGTCCAGCGAACGGAATTCCTGGGCTCCTTTCAGGCCTTCGAGGATGTAGGGGATCCCCTCGACCATGTCCGATTCCTGGGAGATGAAGGCCGCCCAGGGGCCGTCCGGGTTGAGAAGGGAGAGAATAATGTCCCGGAGCACTTTCGCGTCGAAATGAAGGAACCCCTGGAGCTTGTCGTCACCGTACAGGGCCTTCATGCGGTCGGAAAGCTCTGGGGCGGCATCGAAAGTCTCGGGGCTGAGGAAACCCGCCAGGAGAATGCCGTCTTTGATGCCCATGACGAAATCCACGGGGTCTTTCAGTGCATAGAAAGCGGTCCATCCTGCCTTCGTCACGGGCTCGAAGGGCATGCCGCTTTCCCGTGCCGCCATTTCCATCAGAGGCAGCAGCAGGTGGACTTCCTTCGTTTCACCTGAAAGGTAGAAGTATCCCCCGGGAAGAGGGCTGCCGAAAAGCTTCGTCCGGCCGCCGAAAACCATGCCCACGGTCTTGAGGATCTTCAGGATGGCATCCTCGTCAAGGCCGAACTGCTGAGCCGCGTCCAGGAACTGGACAGCCTGAGCCGCATAGGCGTCTCCGCCGGCGGCGGCTTCCCGAAGAATCTGGAAGTGCTTTTTCTCGATGAAGGGCCTGCCCACAAGGGTAAACCAGGGCTTTCCGCCGCCGAGCAGGATGCGGTCGTCCTTCGTCAGAGGCTGGGACGGCGTGTCGGCCGCGAGGGAAAACACCTTCGCGAAATTGGTGAACACGGAAAAATCGAATCCCTTGTCTGAAGCGTTGATGCCCAGCTCGGCCAGGAGGTTCCCCACGGGGTCCTTCAGGACCCCGCCCGATTCGGCCTGGAGCTCGGAGGCTACCATGCCGTTGTCGTGGAAAAAGAAGAAGCTTCCCTGGGGAAGTCTCCTGTCGAGCTTCATCCGCTTGCCGCCGTCGTTCAGTGCTTCCCTGACGGCCGCAATGTCCTCGGGTGTGAACCCCACAAGGATCATGTCCTGTTCAACCGAGGCGAGAACGAGGGCCATGCCGCCGCTGATCACGGCGTAGGTGGAACCTTCAAAGGGGGCGAGGATCAGCTCTCCGGGGACGGGGCTGTTGATGAGGGCGTCAACGTCCCCTTCCTCTCCCTTGCCTTCGGCCATCCGGGCGAGAATGTCCTTCTTTGCGTCGGTGAAACGGATCGCCCCCTGCAGGGAGAATCCCTTCTCGCCGTAACCCACCGCCACGGAAGCGGAGGTGACGGGGAACTGACGGAGCCACTCCTCCGCCATCTTGATTTCCGGGTCGAGTGCCGTGACTACCTTGAACAGGTAAGAATCCACCAGACGCTGGACGAATTCATTGGGCTTCTCGAGGTTGACCACTCCGTACATGGCCGAGTCCGGCCACTGGGGCAGAGCGTCGAGGGTGCCCGTCCAACCCGGCGCCGCAATGAACGCCACCAGGACCAGGGAAAGGAATAGAACGGAAAACCTTTTTTTCATGGAAATCTCCTCCTTGGGAGCCCGGAAGACCGTCTGCGGTTCTTCCGGTTCTTTTTCCCCGGACAATCCGGGGTGGCATTACATTACTCCACCATTGAGCCGCTGTCACGCCAATCCTATTTTTGCCGGTATGTCACCTCTTCCGGTGACGCTGAGCTTCCTGTAGATCTGGCGGATATGGGTCTTGAGCGTATTGTTCGTAATCTCGCAGTTCTCAAGGATTTCCTCTCTCTTGAGCCCCTCCAGAAGAAGCAGCGTGATCTCCGTCTCCTTTTTCGTCAGGCTGAAGGGAGCGAGCTGCAGCCTGATCCGCAGTTCCTCCTTCGAAGGGCCTTTCCTTCTCGCGCTTCCCCCGGTGCTCCCCTTCTCCGGATTTGCGGGAAAACGCACTGCCATGACTATCATTCCCCCTCACGAAACAGGCAGCCGGGGGAAGAGAGACCCTCTCCCCCCTTCCGGCCTATTTCTGGATGATCGCAATCTTTCCGTAGGGTGCGATCTGCTCGTCAGGGAACTGCCCCTCCTTCGCGTAGATATATTGAAGCTTCGGAAGATCCTTGAAAATGGAGAAATCGGACACACCCTCCGTTTTCTGGAGATCGAGCCTCTGGAGCCTGGGCAGCGCCGTGATCGCTTCGGGGTTGAGCACCTTGCATCCCTCCACGTCCAGGGCGGTCAGCTTCTTATGGCCGGCGAAGACGGCAAGGTCCACGGGACCGGTAATGGACTCCAGGACAACCTCGGTGAGATCCGGGCATTTCGCCAGGGGCGACACGTCGATGATGTCCTCCCGGAGCATCTTCACTATCTTGAGCTTCGGCATGAACTCCACGTACTCCAGGGTTTCCAGCTTGGAGAGGCCGCCGTGCAGCTCCTCGAGCTTCGTGAGTTTCTTCAGGGGCGAATAGTCCTCGAACTTCGTGGCGTAAACCCAGATGTAGCGAAGTTCAGTGAGGTTTTCCACGGGGGACATATCCTTGGCGGGAATTGCGTACAGACTCAGTCTCTTCAGCTTCGTCAGCCCGCCTATGGGCGACAGGTCGTCAGCCTTGATCATGTAGAGGCTAAGGTCTTCGATTTCGGTGAGCTCCGCCAGAACAGAGATATCCGTCACGGGCGCCGAATAGAGGTGAAGTCTCTTCAGCTTCGCCTTCCCCTTCAGGGGAGAAATGTCTTCGATAGTCTTGGGCTGCATGAAGAAGACCAGGGACTCCAGGTCGTTCATGCCGGCCAGGAAATCGAGATCGGGATACTCCACCTGCCGGATTTCCAGCTCCTTCAGCTTCACAAGGGCCCCGAGGGGGGCAAGGGTCTTGATCCCCTTGAGGCTGTCAAGTTTCAGGTACGTCAGGCCGGAGAGAACCGACAGGGGGGAAAGATCGGTCACCTGGTCTGTTCGCTCCATAAGGAGTCCTGTCAGGACATCAGCGAGGGAGGCGACTTTTTTCAGGTCGTCGTCGGTGACAGCTCCCCCGAGGCGGAGAGGCTTGCCCTTCTTGATGTCGGGGTCGTCCCGGACCATCTGAAGGAATTCGACGGTCACCCCGTCGGTGATCTTCGGGCCGAAGGTGGAGCTTTTCACATACTTCGGATCCGCCCCGAACGCAGCCGCGGAAACCGCGAGAACAAACAGTAGTGCCAAAAGTGCCGGTAACAGTCTTCCCTTCATTTTTTCGTTCCTCCTTCTTTCGCTATTTCACGAACAGGGCTATGGCCAGGCCGATCACCACAAGAACGATGCCGATGTAAAACTGGGTCTTGGCCTTGCCTTCCACACCCGCAGTCACTTCTTCCTCCGACTTCACCGAGACGATGAAGGGCTTTCCTTTTTCCGACGGCTTGCCGATGCGCAGGTTTCCCGCCGACTGCCTGGCCTCCCCCGCCACGTACAGATGGTGACCCAGGGGGATGATTTTTTCCCTGTACTTGAAGCCGAGAGTCCGGACTCCGGAGGGGGACGAGAACTGGACCCCGAAGAAGGTGTAGGTTTTGTTGCTTTCATAGGGTTCAAACCTGTCGGCGCCGTCCTTGAGGTGGAGGGTGGCCCCGTCCAGGTCTATGCCCACTCTCACGCCGCCGTCGGTGACATAGAGAGGAGAGGGGCTCTTCTGGGACGAGACAGTCTCCGATCCCCTCGTCCTGTTTGTCCTCACCTTGCCGTCCTTGTCGGTGGTCGTTTCCTGCTTCTCGAATTCCCTCAGGACGGTAGCCTCGTAGTACGCACAGGGCTGGCCGCTGTAGGGAGCGATGAGCTCTCCGTCAGTGGCGGCGGCTCCGTTGGTCTCGATGAAATCCTGGAAACCGTCCCCCATGCCCTCGTCGCACAGGGACTTCCACGTTC of the Aminivibrio sp. genome contains:
- a CDS encoding E3 ubiquitin ligase family protein, which produces MNMFALAAGGLLAAGGAYLAFVQKKKTEGVLTELKFMKATPLQELHGTWKSLCDEGMGDGFQDFIETNGAAATDGELIAPYSGQPCAYYEATVLREFEKQETTTDKDGKVRTNRTRGSETVSSQKSPSPLYVTDGGVRVGIDLDGATLHLKDGADRFEPYESNKTYTFFGVQFSSPSGVRTLGFKYREKIIPLGHHLYVAGEARQSAGNLRIGKPSEKGKPFIVSVKSEEEVTAGVEGKAKTQFYIGIVLVVIGLAIALFVK
- a CDS encoding helix-turn-helix transcriptional regulator; protein product: MAVRFPANPEKGSTGGSARRKGPSKEELRIRLQLAPFSLTKKETEITLLLLEGLKREEILENCEITNNTLKTHIRQIYRKLSVTGRGDIPAKIGLA